Proteins encoded in a region of the Mucilaginibacter sabulilitoris genome:
- a CDS encoding DUF6984 family protein has protein sequence MRNLKKEEQDLIVFMLRDNSLNKDYTQDISKSTVQEMDDGGMGSLKFLYNDGKMRKFHKGIANISILDIDEVPVSFAINVDDNGDLFELDVFKGDFSPLQQFPIPPYKVLPPPQRL, from the coding sequence ATGAGAAATCTAAAAAAAGAAGAACAAGATCTAATTGTATTTATGCTAAGAGATAACTCTCTTAATAAGGATTATACCCAAGATATATCTAAAAGTACTGTCCAAGAAATGGATGATGGGGGCATGGGGAGTCTTAAGTTCTTATACAATGACGGAAAAATGCGGAAATTCCACAAAGGAATAGCTAACATCTCAATATTGGATATAGACGAAGTTCCAGTTAGCTTTGCTATTAATGTCGATGATAACGGCGACTTATTTGAATTGGATGTATTTAAAGGTGACTTTTCGCCACTACAACAGTTCCCTATTCCTCCATACAAAGTGTTACCCCCACCTCAACGCTTGTAA